The nucleotide window ATCAACAATAATTCCTGTGATTTTCATtacatttgctctttattttaaagtgttaaagCGGGGGAGccgtttattttaaatgtctgtaaTGATCCGTTCTCCCCGTAAcattggaataaataaatgaattctattcattctttatttttccatataaagtttgaagtccaaaatggtttaaataaatatgactgtttgacaatgtttattaaatgtattttatgtttaaatatttctcaacaaatttagtaattttttttctggtattgCATCTaacaaacaatataaaaacatacaatgtTTTCTGGAAAGTCAGAAATCATGTGACActaaaagagcaaatgttttcaaacttgcagGATTTCTTATTGATGATAAGGAGaatgaacacagtaaaagacttttcagttaaactaatttgtttccattttagagagggggaacagattttatcaggCGCTTAAGATATTTTGTTTCCCCATCCtgactttgtcaaaaaaaagagcaaatgttttcaaacttgcagGATTTCTTATTGATGATAAGGAGaatgaacacagtaaaagactttTCAGTTAAATCATTTAACAGCTTGAAAAGATTTATGTGGCAATGTATTTCAAGGAAGCACACATTGCCACATTGAACAGTTTGGGGGTTCTTCAGGGTCGTGTGCTCAGTCCTTTGCTCTTTAACCTACTTCATCTACTCCACATGATGCACTGCCGAACTCAGCAATGAACAACTCATGAACTTCATCAACAATTCAACGGGAGTGACACTCAGGAGAAGTAATGATGGAACATCTTGCAGGGGAAAATGACAGGCAAACACTGTAATCAACAGAGAGGGTTATGGGAGAGACAATTTAGTCTCACTTCccttttctgattaaaatttcATGTTGAGGTATCAAAAATAAGTCCTCTGTGACCCTTCACATCCTACAGCTGTCATTTAGTGACTGAGTGGCCTGCATAAAACTAATGCTGAGTCGCTTCAATAACTgctaaacatgcattttctctgcttttcatcTGGTCTAAACACTTTCATttcaatatacattttaatatgttgAAATACTAAAATGTAAAGAGAAATGACCTGATATTTGTAGATTTcaccacattttaaaaaaatattaaatgtaacaaCCAGTTGAAACTGGGTATTTTGGCAGTTTAGTTAGAACATTCTTATTCTGCAGcagatttgctgtttttcactTAAACATGGCTTATGTATATGCAAATGAGTTATGCTGTGTATCACAGGAACATTAAATGCATCTACAGTCTCTCATGACTaattttaaggcaatattataattaataactcaagcattttttttttatttctaacatgatagaagtataaaatcacacacatgaacaagRAATACACTGTTTTTGTACCACAATAACATgcttgaaaatatatttaggtAATATAAATAggtaatgcattttttatttatttcattcacaaaaactgtttttgtctgaaCAATGTTCAGAcacacattcagcaggttgtggGGACCACTGYTCTTTGcggggacattttcttggtccccaggaggagaaatgctgtttttgcgtccggggttaggtatgtgatggctAGGGTGAGGGTTAGGctgcagaaaatgaatggaagtcatgAAAACAGGTGTGTGTGGGGGAACTTATGAGTGACTGAATGTAGTTTAAAGCGCTTTGGGGTgtggacttgataaagtgctgTATAAGTAAGTACAAGTCACTTACTATATTTATCTTTCTCAGAACTTGTAACTTCCCACTCATgtcaaactcagtttcacaATACGCATATACTTCTGGTTTTGCTGCAGATTCAAGAAAAAGCTCAGCATCTGTCAAAGCAATGGAGGAAATCTATATGAACGTTGACCCTGTGAAAACGGTCTGCCAAATTCCCGTTACAAAAAATGAAGGTNNNNNNNNNNNNNNNNNNNNNNNNNNNNNNNNNNNNNNNNNNNNNNNNNNNNNNNNNNNNNNNNNNNNNNNNNNNNNNNNNNNNNNNNNNNNNNNNNNNNNNNNNNNNNNNNNNNNNNNNNNNNNNNNNNNNNNNNNNNNNNNNNNNNNNNNNNNNNNNNNNNNNNNNNNNNNNNNNNNNNNNNNNNNNNNNNNNNNNNNNNNNNNNNNNNNNNNNNNNNNNNNNNNNNNNNNNNNNNNNNNNNNNNNNNNNNNNNNNNNNNNNNNNNNNNNNNNNNNNNNNNNNNNNNNNNNNNNNNNNNNNNNNNNNNNNNNNNNNNNNNNNNNNNNNNNNNNNNNNNNNNNNNNNNNNNNNNNNNNNNNNNNNNNNNNNNNNNNNNNNNNNNNNNNNNNNNNNNNNNNNNNNNNNNNNNNNNNNNNNNNNNNNNNNNNNNNNNNNNNNNNNNNNNNNNNNNNNNNNNNNNNNNNNNNNNNNNNNNNNNNNNNNNNNNNNNNNNNNNNNNNNNNNNNNNNNNNNNNNNNNNNNNNNNNNNNNNNNNNNNNNNNNNNNNNNNNNNNNNNNNNNNNNNNNNNNNNNNNNNNNNNNNNNNNNNNNNNNNNNNNNNNNNNNNNNNNNNNNNNNNNNNNNNNNNNNNNNNNNNNNNNNNNNNNNNNNNNNNNNNNNNNNNNNNNNNNNNNNNNNNNNNNNNNNNNNNNNNNNNNNNNNNNNNNNNNNNNNNNNNNNNNNNNNNNNNNNNNNNNNNNNNNNNNNNNNNNNNNNNNNNNNNNNNNNNNNNNNNNNNNNNNNNNNNNNNNNNNNNNNNNNNNNNNNNNNNNNNNNNNNNNNNNNNNNNNNNNNNNNNNNNNNNNNNNNNNNataaacttattttataaaagaCGGAAGATCCTTTTGATCCCAGCTCTGGTTTAAGTTCCTTCCTGCAGGGTTTCACTTATtgcctcctcctccatctgctggtattttacatatttttaactgCTACTGAAGACCCTGGATCCTcaaaataatctgtttatttttcaaatcttaATGACTCGACAAATGGGTGATTAAGCAATGTTGACTTCCTATTACCGTCATAATTAGTaagcagtgtttaaaaaaagctacatattattttatcttttagagAAAACCTGTCCTGAAGGATGGAGGATGTTCAGCTGTTCTTGTTATCTCCTCTCTACATCGTCTGGCTCCTGGGATGAAGGCAGAACTGACTGCAGGACCAGAGGAGGAGATCTGGTGGTGATAGATGACGATGATGAACAGGTGATGTGATTTTTCAGGGAGAGATTCATTTATGTTTGCAAATGAGATTCATACTTTCCTTTAATAGTTTaatatgaatatataaatattgtGGAACAAGATGTTTCCATATTGCCCCTAACCTTTTAGTACAATCCAGACACATCACCATCATGTTATACTATTACATATACCACAATACAGCTGTTTATTTCATCTATATTGCAGTTTTGAAAAggttcagttttaaatgtttctcataAATATATAATACAGTGAAAATGCacacataaaattttaatagtttaatgtgagcattttaattttgaacaaTGCTGTCGTGAGAAAAATGTCTGTCCTCTAGagacttcttcttttttgcttaTAAGTCAAACATATTGATATCACAATAAGATAAACTGAGTAGATATTAACCTTAgcatttctgactttatttatgAAAGGAAAATGCTGTGCAAACCAACCTTGAAGTCTGTGACAAAACAATTGTTCTCCAAACCTAAAAACCTGGTTGTGTATCTGTGTTCAATAACAGGTAATGAGTTTGAGTTTTTCCATCAGTGTGGAGGAATTTAAACCCAATCTGGTTTGGTGAATTGTTTAAATTCAGCCACATTGTGTCATATTTGGGTTTGATTTCTTTATCCACCCACGCTGAAACCCATTGTGTGTTTagctgtgtatttttatttttttattttttctataaagTAAAGAAGTGTGGAACTGacttgaaagaaaaatgaatcttttagattaaagataaatgtttttatgatgacATTGAGAAaaatttgagtgttttattttttagatgaataaattctgaaacttttagtagaaaaaaattgacataACATAAAACAGATAATAGCTGTACTGAAACATTACTATTTTTTCTATAATGTTGACAGAAATTTATTTCTACATTCACcaataaacaaacatggatTGGTTTGAATGATAAAGAAACTGAGGGATCCTGGAAGTGGGTTGATGGCACTCCGCTGTCCCAGCCGTGAGTTTTCCACTTCTTTTCTTATTCATTGCTGATAGCAAACATAAAACtgcacttaaaaaatatataggtGTTAGAGTTTCTCACATTaggaaaatgagtaaaacatttGTTCTTGTAATAAGCTCATCTTATCCAATCCTAAAtatcttcatatttatttagaaattgaAAACAAACTAAGGAACACATGCAGGACCTCGTTACTAAAACGAATATatgaaaaaacagcatttttataacaactgaaagctACATTGTGTGTGGAGTTGGTGCTTTAAATGTCATTGTTTGGATGACACATGATACCTCGCCAAGAGGCTCTACATGGCCCCCCGCAGaacttaaaatgtcaaatttcttaTCATTTTATAACATTGTTATAGATAAGCTGTGAAATGATTTTCTTGTTTGCAGACTTGCCAAATACTGGGCGGCCCAACAGCCTGATAATGGTGGTGGAGACCCACAGTGGGGGGAGGAGGACTGCGCACATACCAGGATTAGTGTGTCATGGAATGATCTTAAATGTTCTGCTTCTCTTCATTGGCTCTGTGAAAAGGATCCAGTCTAATGCTGGGAGTGTGTTAGGAATTGCTTTACACTTGAGACTTAAGTTTAATTTGCTCTGCTGTATGCGTTACTGCATTGTTGTCTGTGACTGCCTTCTAGTGGTCCCTGTGAATATAAACATGAAGGCCTGATTGAAATGACTGCAACAACAGTGTGCACCAATGCTGCAAATCCAAAGGGTGGCGCTAAACAcaccaaatgaaaacaaacaaacaaacagtcaGCTCattaatagaagaaaaaaataacacacttGTTTTAAGTATATTCTGTTTTTGACCTCTTTAGATTATTTCTCAGGAACCACAAGGACAAAAAAACGGCATTGTGTACTTATTGAGAAATCATCTTATTTAatcctttcttcttttgtaaTAAGACAGTAAACAAACTATATCATTCTCACCATAAGACACATCTCTGAGTGGAGGGCAGCAGTTCATCTTAGTGAATATGAACACATTCCTATCCTCACAGTCTGAGTGACTCACATTTACGTACGTACAGGCCTCAACATTTGATCGTGTGATCAGTTCTCATTAACTAATGTGTGTTCAGTAAACTTACAACCACCAGAACAGCAGGTACTAAAGGCCTCTTGTTACTTGACAGAACAAAAGCTCCTGTCTGCTACCTTTACCACAGCTTACTGTACTGGTTACTGTCCATTGTGACAATGGCATTGGAAAGTGTTGTATGGATTGCATCAATGTGAAAAGTTGGACCtgcatgttgtcatttttgtagcttttaaaGGCAATTAAATAGTAAACTTTCAAATCCTGGAGGTctaattttttgtgtgtactTTCCCTTGCCCCTgtgcctctctctctttccatcAGTCTTGTAATGAAGGTCTTCATTACTTTGGCTGTACAAcacttaaaaatgtgtgttaaatgacaaaagaaatgcattttgaatGATAAATGAAACCAATAGAAACAGATTGACgtattttattgattgtgtgtttttgtgcagtgGCATCTCAGCTGGAACTGATGGTGACCTgttgaaatacaacaaacaaaggGATAATATAAGTATTGCgattgtttgaaatgttgaagGCTTTGTGTGGGTGTGGCTTACCTCTGTcgcttcctctgcagggtgttcAGGCTAAAAGATTCCCTGGGGGCCTGAGCACCTTTTAAAGGTTCCAGAAGAGACCAAAGCAGATGGAAGAGGGGGAGCAGTAGAGctacacattttatatatttaatgtttgatttatatttGGATTGATAGAAATTGGTTTTTAGAgatgattaaaatgaataacatttgGTAATGTATATTATTCTGAAGATTGTGTTAgtttgtcaaactgtgtttgtgtgtatgtattttgttttaccctGTTTCTTGGTGGGTTTGTAAATTGGAACAGCCAGCTACTATAAAAGGCTGCATGTTGGCCACATTGAGTATTGCTGCTGAGACCCTAGGCTGCTGTAAGCAGGGTTGTTTGTGTGTTAAATGTTGGTGAATAAACACCCAGCAGGATTTGCTTCTCTGCCTCAAGTCTCCTTCTTCCTCCAGCCGCTAAGGGCCATTCTAACAAGTCTGTAGTCAATTAGCTAATCAGCCCAAGTCCATTGTTTCAGCATTCAACCTCCTACTACTTTAGCACCTCTttctcagtcactccttgctGATTCCTTCTGCTACTTCCCCGGTTTTCTCGCATTCTCCTCATGTCTTCTGACTTGCTTTTGTTatggattatttttgttctattctagcttcctgtgtttttgtaaatttgtttttctcatcattttttttattaaatcctcAAAATTGTCTGCTGCCCCTGCCTCTCTGCATTTGGGTCCGCTGTAAAATACACACAACATGACACACACAACTTCAGAGGGTGCGTGATTCAGGAGAAGATCCAAAAAATCACAACGAGAAGGTACAGTTTATCTTCCTCAACTTTTTAATCTTTGCTAAAAATGGTGGTCAGCAAGCTCAACATAGTTTCACACAGTAACACTAAACATATCTATCTGTAAATTCTTATTCAAAACACCTCTAACACTTTAGCATTTCCTAATTTTAATGaaaggaaatgatttaaaaaaattatggagTGAAAATTGTTGGTATTTTTTCACATATCCACCACCTGGTAGCCGAACATAAGAAATCGTTCCAAGGTGCGCTGGCGTACGTTGAGCTGTACACGCAGTCCTCCTCACCCGAGTCCAGGTCTCCGTCGCCGTTATCAGGTTGATTTTTGCTCCAGAACCTGACAGAGTTTAAAAGCACAGAATAATATTAGAAttaattagaaacattttaagtttacaAGCTTAAATCAAAAAGCCTTTGGACGGTAAAACAGAGGGGAGACAAAAGGTTTTAGGTTTGAGATGGTGTTGTGATTGTGGTTGTAAAAATAGCGAATTAGGCAGATGAACAAAGTATTAACACagatttaaagcatttaaaacaattttataatATTACTTTTATCTCCTTAATAAATTTTCTTTAGACTTGTGTTACGAATGCATGTAAGTTAAATTTCAAACTAACCTCAGGTGCCTCTTTACGTTCAACATGGATCTCACTGCTGAATCATAACCCAAAAACACTTCGGACTCCTGAGTTTGTGAATATTAGACATTCATAAAAGGAACATTATATAAATTAATGGTGTCTTTAGAACTTATTCAACACTCCAGGACAGAGAAAAGACAGTTTAACAGAGTACAACAGAGTACAACACTACTCTAACGATAACGATAACAATAGCAGTCTGGCATGTCGTGATCCAATCTTAGGCATTGATGCAGCTACTTCTCTGCATTCTGAAATAATCAGAACGcctgaagaaaacacaaatgattctaaaagtttttaaaaatctgtaaactgACATTTCTATCTCTAAATGATTGAAGGAACAGCAATGAAGGAACCAATTTATCAACAGGTCATATTAGAGTAAAACACAGTGACTCTAACCAAGAACCGCTCCGAACTGGTCCAGATAAAAACATCATCAGCAGGAGGAAGAAATACATTTGTGTCAAGTAAGAAACATCTGTagtaaaaccaaataaaactgcAGTGCATTGTAACTGGTGTATTGTCAGAATATTAATGTAGCACTTTAGACTGAAATAACTCATGTTGAAAATGTCCTGCAGAGACCACTGTCTGGACAAAGTacctgaatttattttgagaaaaagaaaagaggaaccGCAGCCTCCtggttgttatt belongs to Poecilia reticulata strain Guanapo unplaced genomic scaffold, Guppy_female_1.0+MT scaffold_345, whole genome shotgun sequence and includes:
- the LOC108166023 gene encoding CD209 antigen-like protein A, which gives rise to FKKSYILFYLLEKTCPEGWRMFSCSCYLLSTSSGSWDEGRTDCRTRGGDLVVIDDDDEQKFISTFTNKQTWIGLNDKETEGSWKWVDGTPLLAKYWAAQQPDNGGGDPQWGEEDCAHTRISVSWNDLKCSASLHWLCEKDPV